The following coding sequences are from one Nitrospira sp. CR1.1 window:
- a CDS encoding response regulator: protein MKKIRVLLAEDHTLVRAGFRALLEKLEGIQVIGEVSDGRDALRVSKELEPEVVLMDIAMSGMNGLEATSRMRQECPGTKVLMLTMYTNEEYLKEALRAGASGYLLKDADRPELELAIKAVCRGETYLTPAMAKFTLDAYRRQDDAPTGPLGKLTGRQREILQLIAEGCSTKQIAHRLDLSVKTVETHRAQLMERLEIHDVPGLVRLAIRTGLVRSDT from the coding sequence ATGAAAAAAATCAGAGTATTGCTGGCAGAGGATCATACATTGGTGCGGGCGGGCTTCCGGGCTCTACTCGAGAAGTTGGAAGGGATTCAGGTCATCGGGGAAGTGAGTGATGGTCGCGATGCGCTGCGGGTATCGAAAGAGCTGGAGCCTGAAGTCGTGTTGATGGACATCGCCATGTCTGGCATGAATGGTCTGGAGGCGACGAGCCGGATGCGACAGGAGTGCCCGGGGACCAAGGTGCTCATGCTGACCATGTACACGAATGAGGAATATCTCAAGGAAGCCCTGCGAGCAGGCGCCTCCGGGTATTTGCTCAAGGATGCGGATCGTCCGGAACTGGAACTGGCCATTAAAGCCGTCTGTCGTGGAGAAACCTATTTGACTCCAGCTATGGCCAAGTTCACGTTGGATGCCTATCGTCGCCAGGATGATGCACCGACCGGCCCACTGGGAAAACTCACTGGACGTCAACGCGAAATTCTTCAATTAATCGCTGAGGGCTGTTCGACAAAGCAAATCGCCCACCGCCTTGATCTGAGCGTGAAAACCGTGGAAACCCATCGTGCTCAGCTGATGGAGCGTCTGGAAATCCACGATGTGCCCGGCCTTGTGCGGCTGGCAATCAGGACAGGATTGGTCCGGTCAGATACATGA
- a CDS encoding EamA family transporter, giving the protein MEKPSLPAAYAALTISALVWGGSIVGQKLALGAFSAVETSLIRGIGALGILVPLWWWTEGGRTTLTPRDLKSLSLLGLGVLGNHLLTLFGLRYVGASTAGVLIGASPVVTALLSSLLVRDISFKKVAGGCAVSFAGVALVSGAGGDAPIGDHPWLGGTLVLLGLVSWALYSIGGRQVMERLSPLTVNWTTLLLSLLLQIPLLWTDQKMLLTGASAVPVSGWLAVGYLIVFATALGQQAWLYGVQGVGPSRAGVFVNLIPVSALLLSALILGEAIGVREIAGILLILTGVWLVGRQTES; this is encoded by the coding sequence ATGGAAAAACCCTCCCTCCCTGCCGCCTATGCGGCGCTCACGATTTCGGCCTTGGTCTGGGGCGGGTCGATCGTCGGGCAAAAGCTGGCGCTGGGGGCGTTTTCGGCCGTTGAGACCTCACTGATACGCGGCATCGGTGCGCTGGGTATTTTGGTTCCCTTGTGGTGGTGGACCGAAGGCGGCCGCACGACCTTGACGCCGCGCGATCTCAAGTCGCTCTCCTTGTTGGGGCTGGGGGTGCTCGGCAACCATTTGCTCACGTTGTTTGGTCTCCGCTACGTCGGCGCCTCAACCGCCGGTGTCCTGATCGGCGCTAGCCCGGTGGTTACCGCGCTCTTGTCCTCCCTCCTGGTACGCGATATTTCCTTCAAGAAGGTCGCGGGCGGGTGTGCGGTCTCGTTTGCGGGAGTAGCGCTCGTCTCGGGGGCGGGAGGAGATGCTCCCATTGGGGATCATCCCTGGCTAGGCGGGACGCTTGTATTATTGGGGCTGGTGAGCTGGGCGTTGTACTCAATCGGCGGCCGTCAGGTGATGGAGCGACTGTCACCGCTGACCGTCAATTGGACCACGCTCTTGCTCTCGCTGCTGCTGCAAATTCCTCTCCTCTGGACCGATCAGAAAATGCTGCTCACCGGGGCGAGCGCCGTGCCGGTTTCCGGCTGGCTGGCAGTAGGGTATCTCATTGTATTCGCCACGGCGCTCGGCCAACAGGCCTGGTTGTATGGCGTACAAGGAGTGGGGCCCTCGCGGGCGGGGGTGTTCGTTAATCTCATTCCTGTGTCGGCACTGTTGCTCTCCGCCCTGATCTTGGGTGAAGCGATTGGGGTACGGGAAATTGCAGGCATTCTCCTCATTCTCACGGGCGTGTGGTTAGTCGGCCGACAAACCGAGTCTTAG
- a CDS encoding PAS domain S-box protein — protein sequence MMRSFRLSLEFWLCSMMAGRLASSQARGPEPLSRPICFLRLCWGAARAESTMVEHQDSGLSRVLVISTRPDGIITSFNNAAERLLGVGADTVVGKVTPAVFHDPAELRRRRETLAAESGSLIPDSFGVIVARAGIGRVAEDEWTYLDRSGYRFPVFLSVSAIPDEVGRILGYCFVAKDRRGQLQAEALLRRQAKLLDLANDAILVRDLMDDTITYWNEGAVRLYGWSAEEALGAYIHDFLNTRFPLPLEDIRQKFLEQGLWRGELVHKTRAGREITVSSRWTLLRDAAGMPSGSLELNTDITEQKRAQKALKDAHEELELRVMERTSDLRDANERLRVLSRRLMEIQELERRAIARDLHDEIGQALTAIKLNLRELRTHPNCEPVEDQIADSLEILAQVLQRVRSLALDLRPSLLDELGLVPALRWYVGRQAERAGWQLTFSADGLTSRPSPEIEIACFRLAQEALTNVVRHSQAKKVEVLLERSPQELTLVIRDNGIGFDRDAVRSGARVGTSVGLSGMEERVQLVGGTFSIDSTPAVGTEIRASFPHVAAPASAKAH from the coding sequence GTGATGCGTTCTTTCCGGCTGTCGCTTGAATTTTGGCTCTGTAGTATGATGGCCGGCAGGCTGGCGTCTTCGCAAGCGCGTGGACCTGAGCCACTGAGTAGACCAATCTGTTTTCTCAGGCTGTGTTGGGGAGCGGCACGCGCGGAAAGCACCATGGTTGAACATCAAGACAGCGGTTTGAGCAGAGTGCTCGTCATCTCGACCAGGCCGGACGGCATCATCACCAGCTTCAATAACGCAGCCGAGCGATTACTTGGCGTAGGCGCCGATACGGTCGTCGGTAAAGTTACCCCAGCCGTCTTTCATGATCCGGCTGAGCTACGCCGCCGCCGGGAGACCCTTGCGGCCGAGTCGGGAAGCCTTATCCCGGATTCGTTCGGCGTCATAGTTGCGCGAGCCGGTATTGGCCGGGTGGCCGAGGACGAGTGGACGTATCTTGATCGCAGCGGCTATCGATTTCCGGTCTTTCTCTCCGTGAGTGCCATTCCTGACGAGGTCGGAAGGATTCTTGGATATTGCTTTGTCGCCAAGGATCGGCGCGGACAGTTACAGGCCGAGGCGCTACTTCGCCGGCAAGCGAAGTTGCTCGACCTGGCCAACGATGCCATTCTGGTTCGCGATCTCATGGACGATACGATTACGTATTGGAATGAAGGCGCCGTGCGTTTGTACGGGTGGTCGGCGGAGGAAGCGCTGGGGGCGTATATTCATGACTTTTTAAACACCCGTTTTCCCCTTCCGTTGGAGGATATTAGGCAGAAATTCTTGGAGCAAGGGTTGTGGCGAGGTGAGCTCGTGCACAAAACTCGCGCCGGGAGAGAAATCACCGTATCCAGTCGATGGACGCTGTTGCGGGATGCCGCAGGCATGCCGAGCGGCAGTCTCGAGTTGAACACCGACATTACCGAGCAAAAACGGGCGCAGAAAGCTCTGAAAGATGCGCATGAGGAGTTGGAGTTGCGGGTCATGGAGCGCACGTCAGATCTGCGTGATGCCAATGAGCGGCTACGGGTCCTTTCGCGTCGCTTGATGGAGATTCAGGAACTGGAGCGTCGCGCGATTGCCCGTGATTTGCATGATGAGATCGGACAGGCATTGACCGCCATTAAATTGAATTTGCGGGAGCTGCGGACGCATCCTAATTGCGAGCCTGTCGAAGACCAGATTGCGGATAGTCTGGAAATCTTGGCGCAGGTCCTCCAACGCGTTCGCAGTCTGGCGCTGGATTTGCGGCCATCTTTGCTCGATGAATTGGGCCTGGTTCCCGCGCTCAGATGGTACGTTGGTAGGCAAGCAGAACGCGCCGGGTGGCAATTGACGTTTTCCGCGGACGGCCTGACCAGCAGGCCGTCTCCGGAGATTGAAATTGCCTGTTTCCGGCTTGCCCAAGAGGCATTGACCAATGTCGTGCGCCATTCTCAGGCGAAGAAGGTGGAGGTATTGTTGGAGCGATCTCCCCAAGAGTTGACCCTGGTGATTCGCGACAATGGAATCGGGTTTGATCGGGACGCGGTCCGATCCGGGGCCAGAGTCGGTACCAGCGTTGGACTGTCCGGGATGGAAGAGCGGGTTCAACTTGTCGGAGGGACGTTCAGCATCGATTCAACTCCTGCAGTAGGCACGGAAATTCGTGCCTCCTTTCCGCATGTAGCCGCGCCCGCAAGCGCCAAGGCTCATTGA
- a CDS encoding glycosyltransferase: MRVVISLGNGALRLSPGRSTLPSGCRDCGGERPDELRFTFSQARTGVNMTASPSLARPLVSVVIPTYKRAHLLRKAILSALAQEQAGELFDMEIIVVDDCSPDDTAKVVAEFPGVQYLRLPENRGASGARNAGIKRAKGKYVALLDDDDEFLTHKLMVQVPLLEAHPEIGVLYGQSVVTGGETPLLLWPQSGPSGNVLEEFLTRTDDFLHPPTWLVRRELFEQAGFFDLSKAGMEHYDMALRIAALTPWMFLPGGPVARGRYSQQGLWYSTIANGTNEQQLPMIVEAALSRLPATADADRVRRKARAAVCASIAHQRWWAGGGLEPTKAHLLKALRAAPWLLQEAAVVEWLKRIASTLAMASAHPVSAVKTFWKEIMQAVEGAETVRAGSFRRLFGELLEAAAISMKHGSPRRAPLVAVSALLNDPSYWVQPARLRSLYRAWTQAPAATGEPTRVSH; this comes from the coding sequence ATGCGAGTTGTGATTTCCCTTGGCAACGGGGCCCTGCGGTTGTCACCCGGACGTTCAACATTGCCTTCAGGGTGCCGAGATTGTGGAGGTGAACGCCCTGATGAATTACGATTCACTTTCAGTCAAGCAAGAACAGGTGTGAATATGACGGCAAGTCCTTCTTTGGCGCGTCCGCTCGTGAGCGTGGTGATCCCCACCTACAAGCGTGCGCATCTTCTCAGAAAAGCGATTCTGTCCGCTCTGGCCCAAGAGCAGGCCGGGGAACTTTTCGACATGGAGATTATCGTGGTGGACGATTGCTCTCCTGACGATACGGCCAAGGTCGTGGCCGAATTTCCTGGGGTGCAATATCTGAGGCTGCCTGAGAACCGGGGTGCATCCGGTGCACGAAATGCCGGAATTAAGCGCGCGAAAGGGAAGTATGTTGCCCTGTTGGATGATGATGACGAGTTTCTCACCCATAAATTGATGGTGCAGGTTCCGCTTTTGGAAGCGCATCCGGAAATCGGTGTGCTGTATGGGCAGAGCGTGGTGACCGGAGGAGAAACACCGCTCTTGCTCTGGCCTCAGTCAGGGCCTTCGGGCAATGTGTTAGAGGAGTTTCTTACGAGAACCGACGATTTTCTGCATCCCCCGACCTGGCTGGTGCGGCGTGAGTTGTTTGAGCAAGCCGGTTTTTTCGACCTGAGCAAGGCCGGAATGGAACACTATGACATGGCGCTTCGTATCGCCGCGCTCACGCCATGGATGTTTCTCCCCGGCGGACCTGTTGCGCGCGGACGGTACTCCCAGCAAGGGCTCTGGTATAGCACCATTGCCAATGGGACCAACGAACAGCAATTGCCGATGATTGTGGAAGCCGCCTTGTCACGCCTGCCTGCAACCGCCGACGCCGATCGCGTTCGCCGGAAGGCCAGAGCAGCCGTCTGCGCCAGTATTGCCCACCAGCGTTGGTGGGCCGGCGGCGGCCTGGAACCGACCAAGGCTCATTTACTGAAAGCCCTGCGCGCAGCCCCTTGGTTATTGCAGGAAGCGGCGGTGGTTGAATGGTTGAAACGTATCGCCAGCACCCTTGCGATGGCTTCAGCCCATCCTGTCTCTGCTGTGAAGACATTCTGGAAAGAGATCATGCAAGCGGTTGAAGGGGCGGAGACGGTTCGCGCCGGTTCATTCCGTCGACTGTTCGGAGAATTACTTGAGGCGGCTGCGATTAGTATGAAGCATGGTTCTCCAAGAAGGGCCCCCCTGGTGGCCGTCAGCGCTCTGCTGAATGATCCCAGCTACTGGGTGCAGCCCGCACGTCTCCGCTCGCTCTACCGCGCGTGGACTCAAGCGCCTGCTGCGACGGGAGAGCCAACGAGAGTCTCACACTAG